In Pseudocalidococcus azoricus BACA0444, a single genomic region encodes these proteins:
- a CDS encoding MotA/TolQ/ExbB proton channel family protein has protein sequence MPLIVPPSLPARKSIDANIWLALVGGLVGTVIIYAILIPFQTSYIGQLLFNRGWTQPVVILFALLVAIFTLLKWMRVLVEERALRQAWIPGNFPIQSPTDEQLWDFQQTLSKRRAVLPIRCARILGAYMQGQTREAAAEMALDDGAAASAASESSYTLPRVLVWAIPLLGFIGTVVGISQAVDGFSRFLQAAQEVDQIKEGIGSVTTGLAVAFDTTLLALVLSVLVMIPLVMVERLESQLLLNMDSYINDFVLGRISGTGAETAGPSLGVEELRQTVQEVLRAELPGLEEKIVPLPEKLETVLNQFGRLSQALANDRKQFLATLTETQETQAQALEQLLAQFHHQGALLLETMQQGQVEASSKITSQAAEVAQVLAQTNQILQQRLEVITSLDGALKTLADTGSLQGVLKDLEVTLIQLQPTLQQLSQPRRVTLVEQAWDHNKS, from the coding sequence ATGCCCCTGATTGTGCCCCCTTCACTGCCCGCCCGTAAGTCCATTGATGCCAATATCTGGTTAGCCCTTGTTGGGGGCCTGGTGGGGACGGTGATTATTTATGCGATCCTGATCCCGTTTCAGACGAGTTATATTGGGCAGTTGCTGTTTAATCGGGGTTGGACTCAGCCCGTGGTGATTTTGTTTGCCCTCTTAGTGGCGATTTTTACTCTCCTCAAGTGGATGCGAGTCCTAGTCGAGGAGCGGGCCCTGAGGCAGGCCTGGATTCCCGGAAATTTTCCGATCCAATCCCCGACCGATGAGCAACTTTGGGATTTTCAACAAACTCTGAGTAAACGCCGGGCGGTTTTGCCGATTCGTTGTGCCCGGATTTTGGGAGCTTATATGCAGGGGCAAACCCGAGAAGCCGCTGCCGAGATGGCCTTGGATGATGGGGCCGCAGCCAGTGCCGCTTCGGAGAGTTCCTATACCTTGCCGCGAGTTTTGGTCTGGGCAATTCCACTGCTGGGGTTTATCGGTACTGTCGTTGGGATTAGCCAGGCCGTGGATGGATTTTCTCGCTTTCTCCAGGCCGCCCAAGAGGTGGATCAAATTAAAGAAGGGATTGGCAGTGTCACAACTGGGTTGGCTGTAGCCTTTGATACAACCCTGCTGGCCCTGGTGCTGAGTGTCTTGGTGATGATTCCCCTGGTGATGGTGGAGCGACTGGAATCCCAGTTATTGCTGAATATGGACAGTTACATCAATGACTTTGTGTTGGGGCGCATTAGCGGGACTGGGGCGGAAACAGCCGGGCCCAGTTTGGGGGTAGAGGAGTTACGGCAAACGGTACAGGAGGTCTTACGGGCAGAGTTACCGGGCCTGGAGGAAAAAATTGTCCCCCTGCCCGAAAAACTCGAAACGGTCTTAAATCAGTTTGGGCGACTTTCCCAGGCCTTGGCCAATGACCGCAAGCAATTTTTAGCCACCTTAACGGAAACTCAGGAAACCCAGGCCCAGGCCCTCGAGCAACTGTTAGCTCAATTTCATCATCAAGGGGCATTACTCCTGGAGACAATGCAGCAGGGACAGGTGGAAGCTTCTAGTAAAATCACCAGTCAAGCCGCTGAAGTGGCCCAAGTTCTTGCTCAAACCAATCAAATTTTGCAGCAGCGATTGGAGGTGATTACTTCCCTGGATGGAGCCTTAAAAACCCTAGCGGATACGGGGAGTTTACAAGGGGTATTGAAGGATCTAGAGGTAACTTTAATTCAACTCCAACCCACCCTCCAGCAACTTTCCCAACCGCGGCGTGTCACCCTGGTTGAACAGGCCTGGGATCACAACAAATCCTAA
- the mutL gene encoding DNA mismatch repair endonuclease MutL: MSAPPATPPRIHVLSPQVTAIMAAGEVMDDWGAVVRELIENALDAQAQRIQLHLDVSGQSLEITDNGWGMSWADLQVCCLPHSTSKAPADQGLPAVQTLGFRGEALHSLVQVGTVTIASRVNPQEPGWCVVYNSQGQVEQIETIAMAPGTKITVKNLFQAWPHRQHPPNLRDLQRIIYQAALCHPQVTWQVHNGPRAWFQLSPGQTAQDILLQIFPHLHPGDLQAWQSPQLELAIGRPDRYHRRRPDWVLLAVNGRCVQLKGNLGQELQQTLLQAWERTLPRHRFPLCFAHFQIPSEQVDWHCHPGKQELYVAHPQAWQDILKTALRDLNQITTSPEPTTITPSLGIKTSRAAELAGAYGRGVALLNSANPLPSQPELKVLTQVHQTYILVEHPTGLWLVEQHIAHERVLYEQLQADWALVELESPIQLERLTPPQIEQLTQLWMPPEPFGPSLWLIRQVPKTLQDRPDLAAAVWELSLTHQFQAALVATACRSAIRNGTPLGLGEMQTLIDQWQRTEHPQTCPHGRPICLRLEESSLARFFRRHWVIGKSHGI; encoded by the coding sequence ATGTCTGCCCCCCCCGCAACCCCTCCCAGGATTCATGTCCTTTCCCCCCAAGTGACAGCCATCATGGCGGCTGGGGAAGTCATGGATGATTGGGGAGCCGTGGTGCGGGAATTAATTGAAAATGCCCTAGATGCCCAGGCCCAACGGATTCAACTCCATTTAGATGTATCCGGCCAGTCCCTGGAAATTACCGATAACGGTTGGGGAATGAGTTGGGCTGATCTCCAAGTCTGTTGTTTGCCCCATAGCACCAGTAAAGCTCCCGCCGATCAGGGCTTGCCCGCTGTTCAGACTCTCGGATTCCGGGGTGAGGCTCTCCATAGCTTGGTACAGGTGGGCACAGTCACCATTGCTAGTCGAGTCAATCCCCAAGAGCCAGGCTGGTGCGTTGTTTATAACAGTCAGGGACAGGTAGAACAGATTGAGACTATTGCTATGGCCCCTGGGACAAAAATCACGGTCAAAAACCTCTTCCAGGCCTGGCCCCATCGTCAGCATCCCCCCAACTTACGAGACCTGCAACGGATCATTTATCAAGCCGCCCTTTGCCATCCCCAGGTGACTTGGCAAGTCCATAATGGCCCGCGGGCCTGGTTCCAGTTGAGTCCTGGTCAAACTGCTCAGGATATTCTTCTCCAAATTTTCCCCCACCTCCATCCCGGCGATCTCCAGGCCTGGCAGTCCCCCCAATTAGAGTTAGCCATTGGCAGACCGGATCGGTATCATCGGCGGCGGCCGGATTGGGTCTTGTTAGCGGTGAATGGACGCTGTGTGCAATTAAAAGGGAACTTGGGCCAAGAACTCCAACAAACCCTGCTCCAGGCCTGGGAACGGACTTTGCCGCGCCATCGTTTCCCCCTCTGTTTTGCCCATTTTCAGATCCCTAGTGAACAGGTAGATTGGCATTGTCATCCAGGGAAGCAGGAACTCTATGTGGCTCATCCCCAGGCCTGGCAAGATATTTTGAAAACGGCCCTGCGCGACCTCAACCAAATCACAACTAGCCCTGAGCCAACAACAATCACTCCTAGCTTGGGCATTAAAACTAGCCGGGCCGCAGAATTAGCCGGAGCCTATGGTCGTGGTGTCGCTCTCTTAAACTCAGCCAATCCGCTCCCCAGTCAGCCGGAATTGAAAGTCCTCACCCAAGTGCATCAAACCTATATTTTGGTCGAGCATCCCACGGGCCTGTGGTTGGTCGAGCAGCACATTGCCCATGAACGGGTCTTATATGAGCAACTTCAGGCCGATTGGGCATTGGTGGAATTAGAGTCTCCGATTCAACTCGAGCGTTTGACCCCGCCCCAAATTGAGCAGTTAACCCAGCTATGGATGCCCCCAGAACCCTTTGGCCCCTCCCTCTGGTTGATTCGCCAAGTCCCCAAAACCCTTCAGGATCGCCCAGACTTGGCCGCCGCTGTTTGGGAATTGAGTTTAACTCACCAGTTTCAGGCGGCCCTCGTGGCTACGGCTTGTCGGAGTGCGATTCGCAATGGAACCCCTCTGGGCCTGGGAGAAATGCAAACCTTAATTGACCAATGGCAACGGACGGAACACCCCCAAACGTGCCCCCACGGCCGCCCGATTTGTTTGCGGCTAGAAGAATCATCTTTGGCTCGGTTTTTTCGCCGCCATTGGGTTATTGGCAAGAGTCACGGGATTTAG
- a CDS encoding PD-(D/E)XK nuclease family protein → MTEPDIKTLIRTELPHLIAQDPQIRDFILRTVSDYYAGKQETDNRFDRILNELQRDREEQARKWAEQHQISLEQDRKWAEQRQISLEQDQKWAEQRQISLEQDRKWAEQRQISLEQDRKWAEQSRRWEEQDRKWHETLAEIRRIDKRFDSTIGALGSRWGLYSEASFRNALKGILEESFGVQVLNINDFDEAGEVFGRPDQVEIDIIIKNGEVMACEIKSSISKPDIYSFNRKVAFYQKRHQRPVTRKMIISPMVDQRAIPVAEDLGIEVYSYAEGVEGL, encoded by the coding sequence ATGACTGAGCCAGACATCAAAACCCTGATTCGTACTGAGTTACCGCATCTGATTGCCCAAGACCCGCAGATCAGAGACTTTATTTTGCGAACTGTTTCAGATTATTACGCTGGAAAACAGGAAACTGACAATAGGTTTGATCGAATTCTCAATGAATTACAGCGAGATCGGGAGGAACAAGCCCGGAAATGGGCCGAACAGCATCAAATCTCACTGGAACAAGATCGGAAATGGGCCGAACAGCGTCAAATCTCACTGGAACAAGATCAGAAATGGGCTGAACAACGTCAAATCTCACTGGAACAAGATCGGAAATGGGCTGAACAGCGTCAAATCTCACTGGAGCAAGACCGGAAATGGGCTGAACAGAGCCGGAGATGGGAGGAACAAGATCGCAAATGGCATGAAACTCTAGCTGAAATCCGCCGAATTGATAAGCGGTTTGACAGTACTATTGGCGCGCTGGGTTCCCGTTGGGGTCTCTATTCAGAAGCCAGTTTCCGTAATGCCCTCAAAGGAATTTTAGAAGAGTCCTTTGGTGTCCAAGTTCTGAATATCAATGACTTTGATGAAGCCGGTGAAGTTTTTGGCCGGCCGGATCAAGTGGAAATTGACATCATTATCAAAAATGGTGAGGTGATGGCCTGTGAAATCAAATCTTCCATTAGTAAACCGGATATCTATAGCTTTAATCGCAAAGTTGCCTTCTATCAAAAACGTCATCAACGCCCCGTCACCCGCAAGATGATCATCTCTCCAATGGTGGATCAGCGGGCCATCCCAGTTGCGGAAGATTTGGGGATTGAGGTTTACAGCTATGCTGAGGGTGTGGAAGGGTTGTAA
- the egtC gene encoding ergothioneine biosynthesis protein EgtC → MCRLLAYLGPVRSLEHLILIPEHSLLVQSYLPREMTVGLLNADGFGVGWYHPRQAVEPFLYRQVLPIWSDLNFTEHLARFVESGCVLASVRSATPGQAVQLSNSQPFRWGRWLGIHNGFIENFRQSLYRPIRNRLNDLSYALIEGTTDSEHLFALFCSEMVSNPQLSPIMALRQTLRIVLELAEANGVRVALNMVVTDGNYLLAARCGNPEPIPTLYWQNPGGVQIASEPFNPQEKWELMKENSLLLIGPGIEPQYFPI, encoded by the coding sequence ATGTGTCGTCTCTTAGCCTATTTGGGGCCGGTTCGCAGTCTTGAACATTTAATATTAATCCCAGAGCATTCTCTCCTAGTCCAAAGCTACTTACCCCGTGAGATGACCGTAGGCTTACTGAATGCCGATGGCTTTGGAGTCGGTTGGTATCATCCCCGCCAGGCCGTAGAACCGTTTTTATATCGGCAAGTCCTCCCGATTTGGAGTGATTTAAATTTCACAGAGCATTTAGCCCGCTTTGTGGAGTCCGGCTGTGTTCTGGCCAGTGTCAGAAGTGCCACCCCTGGGCAAGCGGTACAACTGAGTAATTCCCAACCCTTTCGCTGGGGCCGCTGGTTAGGTATTCATAACGGTTTTATTGAAAACTTCCGGCAGAGCCTCTATCGCCCCATTCGCAATCGCCTCAACGACTTATCCTATGCCCTGATTGAGGGAACTACAGATTCTGAACATCTGTTTGCCCTATTTTGCAGTGAAATGGTCTCGAATCCCCAACTTTCCCCAATTATGGCCCTCCGCCAAACCCTCCGCATAGTACTAGAACTAGCTGAAGCCAATGGAGTTCGAGTGGCCTTAAATATGGTTGTCACCGATGGTAACTATCTCCTCGCCGCCCGCTGCGGTAATCCTGAACCCATCCCAACCCTCTATTGGCAAAATCCAGGGGGGGTACAAATTGCCTCGGAACCCTTTAACCCCCAGGAAAAATGGGAACTGATGAAGGAAAATTCTCTACTCCTGATTGGACCAGGCATTGAGCCGCAGTATTTCCCAATTTAG
- a CDS encoding Coq4 family protein: MIKRFEELSRTLRNFQAVSDLLKSMGANTDDVFDIEDNFRGSEQLRVCLDRVRAIPEAQAMMAERFIGPDIDLAALATLPPGTLGHTYATVLLALDYDPNFYRKTEINTDEDWLIARLRKTHDIIHVVTGFGPTGGELGVLAIQAVQIGYPMCVVLQVAGMGLALKRQPERLGGITAQVARGMAMALEAKPLIAQRWEEGWSKPIPQWRQELNITQPVVDEPFSLKNRLRELDLAW; this comes from the coding sequence ATGATCAAACGTTTTGAAGAATTATCCCGTACCCTACGCAACTTCCAGGCCGTGTCAGACCTGCTCAAGTCCATGGGGGCCAATACGGACGATGTTTTTGATATTGAGGATAATTTTCGTGGCTCTGAACAACTGCGGGTTTGTTTAGACCGGGTGCGGGCAATTCCTGAGGCCCAGGCCATGATGGCAGAACGATTTATTGGCCCAGACATTGACCTGGCCGCTCTAGCTACGCTCCCCCCTGGCACCCTGGGACATACCTACGCCACCGTTTTATTAGCTTTGGACTATGACCCGAATTTTTATCGCAAAACGGAGATCAACACCGATGAAGATTGGCTGATTGCACGACTCCGGAAAACCCACGATATTATCCATGTTGTTACTGGCTTTGGCCCAACAGGTGGAGAGTTAGGGGTGCTAGCGATTCAAGCGGTACAAATTGGTTATCCGATGTGTGTGGTTTTGCAGGTCGCCGGGATGGGGTTAGCTCTCAAACGTCAACCGGAACGCCTTGGGGGAATCACGGCCCAAGTAGCCCGAGGCATGGCCATGGCCCTAGAGGCAAAACCGCTGATTGCCCAACGCTGGGAAGAGGGCTGGTCAAAACCCATACCCCAATGGCGACAGGAATTAAACATTACCCAACCCGTCGTTGATGAACCCTTTAGCCTCAAAAATCGCCTTCGCGAGCTAGATCTAGCCTGGTAA
- a CDS encoding ATP-binding protein: MKLSFRQKLLIYIAAPIALLYIGIWIYTVITLSRDDKRQIEEQMQELVTTYANQVDGNLKELEEINQTIVNALESFPNLSEAQLYNYLTRNVKLNPLIYGSAIAYQPYEFSPNQQLFAPYVFDNGQIQKINIARIYDYTRPEYQWFHRAISTGKPAWSEPYLGQAGKVLMVSYSAPFQMNGKVRGVSTLDVPLETLSDRIQIEALKKRDFFILDRRGVVIFHNKTEFIDQNAFEIAQQLNRPDIKALVEAMVAGESGQVRMPRWSDNEQQWVFYSPIRRTGWSLAIRINERDALAYVHEQTLKGILYLIVSLGLIVSLTWLVTNRLTMPLRKLDGAARDIAQGNLDVVVDIDSHDEIGNLARTFSDMAGQLKESFGELQKFNQSLEALVVERTQALKVANTELMQKEALLQKQSEVIPRLNNSPALQQGNLGILLRSVTQAAGETLNLKRAAIWQFTDTGLVCVDLYREGERRHRSDLEWSWAKYPQFLSLLQQGLTFISSHLATDARLVELMSYFEAYDIQAILYMPVRFSNKVVGFLGVEAVGEIRDWLIEERNFIRNLTDMVSLGIAARDRVQAELELVKAKEAAEAANQAKSIFLANMSHELRTPLNAILGFSQLLLRDASLTHKQQQTLGTINRSGEHLLGLINDVLDMAKIEAGRTVLQLEAVDLGHLLQTVQDMLQVRALAKQIYLKFEIDPDLPPAVEADPGKLRQVLVNLLGNAIKFTQRGGVTLTVTQSEPMTSPDLRQGVSGTPVTFTIADTGIGMGPEELQILFQPFVQTDSSKKVSEGTGLGLAISRQFIQLMGGDIQVQSRKGQGSTFTFTIPLKRVQPQPSQTSPQHITHLAAGQRLYRILAVDDKAENRELLSQLLRPLGFEVMTANDGQEAIDVWDREKPDLILMDIKMPVMDGEMATRNIRARLGEEQGSGTKIIALTASVFESERQALADAGCDDFMVKPFNNDYLLERIKVHLGCEYVYADAAPPCPPPVTVVADLTPEALQVMPQAWIRDLATAAKKLNAKQVKELIAAIPNEQASLKESLEGLVQRLRFDALLKLCESASVARK, translated from the coding sequence GTGAAACTTTCCTTTCGACAGAAGCTGCTCATTTACATTGCCGCCCCGATTGCTCTCCTTTACATTGGCATTTGGATTTACACAGTCATCACCTTATCTCGGGATGATAAGCGACAAATTGAAGAGCAAATGCAAGAGTTAGTCACAACCTATGCCAATCAAGTAGATGGGAATCTTAAAGAACTAGAAGAAATTAACCAAACAATTGTCAATGCCCTAGAGTCGTTCCCAAATTTGTCCGAAGCGCAACTCTATAATTACCTAACCCGAAATGTCAAGCTCAATCCGTTAATATATGGTTCAGCTATTGCCTATCAACCCTATGAATTTAGTCCTAATCAACAGCTTTTTGCTCCCTATGTTTTTGATAATGGGCAAATTCAAAAAATCAACATTGCTCGGATTTATGATTATACCCGTCCAGAGTATCAATGGTTTCATAGGGCAATCAGCACAGGTAAACCGGCCTGGTCAGAACCCTATCTAGGACAGGCGGGTAAAGTGTTGATGGTTAGCTACTCTGCCCCTTTCCAGATGAATGGTAAGGTGCGCGGGGTTTCTACTCTTGATGTTCCCTTAGAAACTTTAAGCGACCGCATCCAAATTGAGGCTTTGAAGAAACGAGACTTTTTTATCTTGGATCGACGAGGAGTAGTCATTTTTCACAACAAGACAGAGTTTATTGATCAAAATGCTTTTGAGATTGCCCAACAACTGAATCGCCCAGATATTAAGGCCTTGGTTGAGGCTATGGTAGCTGGTGAATCTGGTCAAGTCCGAATGCCACGGTGGTCAGATAATGAGCAACAGTGGGTTTTTTACTCTCCGATTCGGCGGACTGGCTGGAGCTTAGCAATTCGGATTAATGAACGTGATGCCTTAGCCTATGTCCATGAGCAAACGTTAAAGGGGATTCTCTATTTAATTGTCTCCTTGGGGTTAATTGTTTCCCTAACTTGGTTGGTAACGAATCGCTTGACCATGCCTCTGCGGAAGTTAGATGGCGCGGCGCGGGACATTGCCCAGGGAAATTTGGATGTAGTCGTTGATATTGATAGTCATGATGAAATCGGTAACTTGGCCCGGACATTTTCCGATATGGCGGGTCAACTCAAAGAATCCTTTGGGGAGTTACAAAAGTTTAATCAAAGTTTAGAAGCCCTTGTCGTTGAGCGCACCCAGGCCCTAAAAGTTGCCAATACTGAACTGATGCAAAAAGAAGCCCTACTCCAGAAACAGAGCGAAGTCATTCCGCGCTTGAATAATTCTCCGGCACTCCAACAGGGTAACTTGGGAATCCTGTTACGCTCTGTCACCCAGGCGGCGGGGGAAACCCTGAACCTGAAACGGGCTGCAATTTGGCAGTTTACGGATACAGGCTTGGTTTGCGTGGATCTGTATCGAGAGGGAGAACGGCGACATCGCTCAGATCTAGAGTGGAGTTGGGCTAAATATCCCCAGTTTTTGAGCTTGTTACAACAGGGCTTGACCTTTATTTCCAGCCATTTGGCTACGGATGCTCGCTTAGTAGAATTGATGAGTTACTTTGAGGCCTATGATATTCAGGCCATTCTCTATATGCCAGTTCGCTTTAGTAACAAAGTAGTGGGCTTTTTGGGAGTGGAGGCGGTTGGGGAAATCCGGGATTGGCTGATTGAAGAACGTAACTTTATTCGTAACTTAACGGATATGGTTTCCCTCGGGATTGCGGCGCGAGATCGGGTCCAGGCCGAGCTTGAATTGGTCAAAGCGAAAGAAGCTGCTGAAGCGGCCAACCAGGCCAAAAGTATTTTTCTGGCCAATATGAGTCATGAGTTACGCACGCCCCTGAATGCCATTTTGGGGTTTAGTCAATTACTTTTACGGGATGCGAGCCTAACCCATAAACAACAACAAACTCTGGGGACGATTAACCGCAGTGGTGAGCATCTCTTGGGCTTGATTAATGATGTGCTAGATATGGCCAAAATTGAAGCAGGTCGAACGGTTCTGCAATTGGAAGCCGTTGATTTAGGCCATTTACTGCAAACGGTTCAGGATATGTTGCAAGTGCGGGCATTGGCCAAGCAGATTTACCTGAAGTTTGAGATTGACCCAGATTTACCCCCGGCGGTGGAGGCAGACCCCGGTAAACTCCGGCAAGTCCTAGTGAATTTGTTAGGGAATGCGATTAAGTTTACCCAACGGGGAGGTGTGACCCTAACGGTGACCCAGTCCGAGCCGATGACCTCCCCAGACTTACGTCAAGGTGTTTCCGGAACTCCCGTCACCTTCACAATTGCAGATACGGGCATTGGGATGGGGCCTGAGGAGTTGCAGATTCTCTTTCAACCCTTTGTCCAAACCGACAGTAGTAAAAAAGTCAGTGAAGGAACCGGCCTGGGATTGGCCATTAGCCGTCAGTTTATCCAGTTAATGGGGGGAGATATTCAGGTACAGAGCCGCAAAGGACAAGGGAGTACCTTCACCTTTACCATTCCCCTGAAGCGGGTACAGCCTCAGCCTTCTCAAACATCGCCTCAGCATATTACCCATCTGGCTGCTGGCCAACGTCTCTACAGGATTTTAGCGGTGGATGATAAAGCTGAAAACCGGGAATTACTCTCCCAGTTGTTACGCCCCCTTGGTTTTGAGGTGATGACGGCCAATGATGGTCAAGAGGCAATTGACGTTTGGGATCGGGAAAAACCTGATTTAATTCTGATGGATATTAAGATGCCAGTCATGGATGGGGAAATGGCCACCCGGAATATTCGGGCCCGGCTGGGGGAGGAGCAAGGATCGGGAACTAAGATTATTGCCTTAACCGCTAGTGTTTTTGAGTCGGAGCGCCAGGCCCTTGCGGATGCGGGTTGTGATGACTTTATGGTGAAGCCCTTTAACAATGACTATCTTTTAGAACGGATTAAGGTGCACTTGGGCTGTGAGTATGTCTATGCTGATGCGGCCCCCCCCTGCCCCCCCCCCGTGACTGTGGTTGCTGATTTAACTCCAGAGGCGTTGCAGGTAATGCCCCAGGCCTGGATTAGGGATCTAGCTACGGCGGCCAAGAAACTGAATGCCAAACAAGTCAAAGAATTAATTGCCGCTATTCCCAATGAACAGGCCAGCTTAAAGGAGAGTTTAGAGGGCCTGGTGCAACGGTTACGGTTTGACGCACTACTCAAGCTCTGTGAATCGGCTTCAGTGGCCCGCAAATAA